From one Vidua chalybeata isolate OUT-0048 unplaced genomic scaffold, bVidCha1 merged haplotype W_reject_23, whole genome shotgun sequence genomic stretch:
- the LOC128783179 gene encoding serine/threonine-protein kinase pim-1-like, translating to MPRPARRPSAGPPRARPCPSRRGAASAGLSPYWLWRRWKCRSLWRWRSSAVFWLRLARALARPRPRPRPRTKPLPRFRPQPPRCRPAPAPSPTASPAASPLRAPPLVSSAAGPEPPQPGAPRQAAARRALGLTGQKSGSAVPPARAEKPPLEQLYREGPLLGSGGCGSVYSGTRLADGAPVAIKRVCRDRIPEWARLHNGALVPLELALLWMVSCPGFRGVVRLLDWFELPDGFALVMERPQRCQDLWDFLHERGFLTEPVARGLFRQVLEAVRHCTSRGVLHRDIKAENVLVDLATGEAKLIDFGCGTILQDTFYTRMSGTPEYSPPEWILFGCYHGQPATIWSLGILLYHLVCGHLPFHTNEDIVRGQLFFPPRVSQECQHLIRWCLSMDPTDRPSLEDLFEHSWLQEPCLAQETAEIHPCAQ from the exons ATGCCGCGTCCCGCAAGGCGCCCctcggcggggccgccccgtgCCCGCCCCTGCCCGTCCCGCCGCGGAGCCGCCTCCGCCGGGCTCTCTCCGTACTGGCTGTGGCGCCGCTGGAAGTGCCGCTCGCTCTGGCGCTGGCGGAGCAGCGCGGTCTTTTGGCTCCGCCTGGCGCGGGCTctggcccggccccggccgagGCCCCGGCCCCGAACGAAGCCCCTGCCGCGGTTccgcccgcagccgccccgctgccgccccgcgcccgccccgtcGCCGACAGCGTCGCCGGCGGCTTCCCCGCTCCGAGCTCCGCCGCTCGTCAGCTcggccgccggccccgagccgccgcAGCCCGGGGCGCCTCGGCAAGCAGCAGCGCGCCGGGCGCTCGGCTTGACGGGGCAGAAGAGCGGGAGCGCGGTGCCGCCCGCACGGGCAGAGAAgcctcccctggagcagctctacCGCGAGGGCCCGCTGCTGGGGAGCGGCGGCTGCGGCAGCGTTTACTCCGGGACCCGGCTCGCCGACGGCGCCCCG GTGGCCATCAAGCGAGTGTGCCGCGATCGCATCCCGGAGTGGGCGCGGCTG CACAACGGCGCCCTggtgcccctggagctggcGCTGCTGTGGATGGTGTCGTGCCCTGGCTTCCGCGGCGTCGTGCGGCTCCTGGACTGGTTCGAGCTGCCCGACGGCTTCGCGCTGGTCATGGAGCGTCCGCAGCGCTGTCAGGACCTCTGGGACTTCCTGCACGAGCGGGGGTTCCTGACGGAGCCCGTGGCGCGGGGGCTGTtccgccaggtgctggaggccgtgcggCACTGCACCAGCCGCGGCGTCCTGCACCGCGACATCAAGGCCGAGAACGTCCTCGTCGACCTGGCCACGGGCGAGGCGAAGCTCATCGACTTCGGCTGCGGCACGATCCTCCAGGACACGTTCTACACCCGGATGTCAG GAACGCCGGAGTACAGCCCACCGGAGTGGATCCTCTTTGGCTGCTACCATGGCCAGCCAGCCaccatctggtccctgggcatcctgctcTATCACCTGGTCTGCGGGCACCTTCCTTTCCACACAAACGAGGACATCGTCCGGGGCCAGCTCTTCTTCCCGCCCCGGGTGTCTCAAG agtgcCAGCACCTCATCAGGTGGTGTTTATCCATGGACCCCACAGACAGGCCATCACTGGAAGACCTTTTTGAGCAttcttggctgcaggagccctgcctggcccaggagacagcagagatccatccctgtgctcagtag